Proteins from one Oenanthe melanoleuca isolate GR-GAL-2019-014 chromosome 1, OMel1.0, whole genome shotgun sequence genomic window:
- the LOC130257250 gene encoding OX-2 membrane glycoprotein-like isoform X2, with protein sequence MPLELMYKNREVAVRGSLAHLTEHTAKMMTVTCLLLSSIWIAAPASVQVMNRKVQSVQAGGNVTFSCRSVTKEDVIQVTWQKETDGAEDNIATFSTLNGQKIAKAYTSHVSFAHSELQASAISLHGVTLQDEGCYKCIFNTFPSGAVTGRMCLKVYAISDPKVETKLIPSPDKAEDSEKMVEMSCSATGKPAPKITWHLPSILQQKPREYHIKFSNQTVTVISNFTHTHSKILQEYPITCMIQHPSLNVTLVLPTDSLEQGADSSVAPAIAIALGVLLPLTFLLLLTCLLCHCLRHLRDPERNPAWPCWVPSACTKAKKCRQYRAEGRWAPAVFPSLSATLNT encoded by the exons ATGCCCCTAGAATTAATGTATAAAAATAGGGAAGTAGCAGTCAGAGGATCACTCGCTCATCTCACTGAGCACACAGCTAAGATGATGACAGTCACttgcctgctcctctccagcatcTGGATCGCTGCCCCAG CCTCTGTGCAGGTGATGAACAGAAAGGTCCAGTCAGTCCAGGCAGGAGGAAATGTTACTTTTTCCTGCCGGTCAGTCACGAAAGAAGACGTGATACAGGTGACCTGGCAGAAGGAGACAGACGGGGCTGAAGACAACATAGCAACTTTCAGCACCTTGAATGGCCAAAAGATAGCCAAGGCCTACACCAGCCACGTGAGCTTTGCCCACAGCGAGCTACAAGCCTCGGCCATCTCCCTGCACGGAGTCACCCTCCAGGATGAAGGATGCTACAAATGCATCTTCAACACCTTTCCCTCGGGAGCTGTCACCGGCAGGATGTGTCTCAAGGTTTATG CTATCTCAGACCCCAAAGTGGAAACTAAACTTATACCCAGTCCAGACAAAGCTGAGGACTCTGAGAAAATGGTGGAGATGAGCTGCTCAGCAACAGGGAAACCAGCTCCAAAAATAACCTGGCACCttcccagcatcctgcagcagaaACCAAGGGAGTACCACATAAAGTTCAGCAACCAGACCGTGACTGTCATCAGCAATTTTACCCACACCCACTCCAAAATCCTTCAGGAGTACCCCATCACCTGCATGATCCAACACCCTTCTCTAAACGTGACCCTGGTCCTGCCCACagacagcctggagcagg GTGCAGACAGCAGCGTGGCACCAGCCATTGCCATTGCACTGGGGGTGCTGCTCCCCCTGaccttccttctgcttctcacctgcctcctgtgccactgcctcAGGCACCTGCGTGACCCAGAGAGGaacccagcctggccctgctgg GTACCTTCTGCCTGCACCAAGGCCAAGAAGTGCAGGCAGTACAGAGCTGAAGGCAGATGGGCTCCTGCAGTGTTCCCCAGCCTCAGTGCAACACTGAACACCTGA
- the LOC130257250 gene encoding OX-2 membrane glycoprotein-like isoform X3, with the protein MNRKVQSVQAGGNVTFSCRSVTKEDVIQVTWQKETDGAEDNIATFSTLNGQKIAKAYTSHVSFAHSELQASAISLHGVTLQDEGCYKCIFNTFPSGAVTGRMCLKVYAISDPKVETKLIPSPDKAEDSEKMVEMSCSATGKPAPKITWHLPSILQQKPREYHIKFSNQTVTVISNFTHTHSKILQEYPITCMIQHPSLNVTLVLPTDSLEQGADSSVAPAIAIALGVLLPLTFLLLLTCLLCHCLRHLRDPERNPAWPCWVGLPFLRVLQQSPPQVLGLSTLTWPCPDTPGLPAHCPSQAEPGMERDTGMSPQPDSWEGET; encoded by the exons ATGAACAGAAAGGTCCAGTCAGTCCAGGCAGGAGGAAATGTTACTTTTTCCTGCCGGTCAGTCACGAAAGAAGACGTGATACAGGTGACCTGGCAGAAGGAGACAGACGGGGCTGAAGACAACATAGCAACTTTCAGCACCTTGAATGGCCAAAAGATAGCCAAGGCCTACACCAGCCACGTGAGCTTTGCCCACAGCGAGCTACAAGCCTCGGCCATCTCCCTGCACGGAGTCACCCTCCAGGATGAAGGATGCTACAAATGCATCTTCAACACCTTTCCCTCGGGAGCTGTCACCGGCAGGATGTGTCTCAAGGTTTATG CTATCTCAGACCCCAAAGTGGAAACTAAACTTATACCCAGTCCAGACAAAGCTGAGGACTCTGAGAAAATGGTGGAGATGAGCTGCTCAGCAACAGGGAAACCAGCTCCAAAAATAACCTGGCACCttcccagcatcctgcagcagaaACCAAGGGAGTACCACATAAAGTTCAGCAACCAGACCGTGACTGTCATCAGCAATTTTACCCACACCCACTCCAAAATCCTTCAGGAGTACCCCATCACCTGCATGATCCAACACCCTTCTCTAAACGTGACCCTGGTCCTGCCCACagacagcctggagcagg GTGCAGACAGCAGCGTGGCACCAGCCATTGCCATTGCACTGGGGGTGCTGCTCCCCCTGaccttccttctgcttctcacctgcctcctgtgccactgcctcAGGCACCTGCGTGACCCAGAGAGGaacccagcctggccctgctgggtaGGTCTGCCTTTCCTCAGGGTGCTGCAGCAATCCCCCCCACAGGTCTTGGGGCTCAGTACCCTGACCTGGCCCTGCCCAGACACACCAGGGCTGCCTGCACACTGCCCAAGCCAGGCTGAACCTGGAATGGAGAGGGACACAGGAATGAGCCCTCAGCCAGacagctgggaaggggaaaCCTGA
- the LOC130257250 gene encoding OX-2 membrane glycoprotein-like isoform X1, producing MPLELMYKNREVAVRGSLAHLTEHTAKMMTVTCLLLSSIWIAAPASVQVMNRKVQSVQAGGNVTFSCRSVTKEDVIQVTWQKETDGAEDNIATFSTLNGQKIAKAYTSHVSFAHSELQASAISLHGVTLQDEGCYKCIFNTFPSGAVTGRMCLKVYAISDPKVETKLIPSPDKAEDSEKMVEMSCSATGKPAPKITWHLPSILQQKPREYHIKFSNQTVTVISNFTHTHSKILQEYPITCMIQHPSLNVTLVLPTDSLEQGADSSVAPAIAIALGVLLPLTFLLLLTCLLCHCLRHLRDPERNPAWPCWVGLPFLRVLQQSPPQVLGLSTLTWPCPDTPGLPAHCPSQAEPGMERDTGMSPQPDSWEGET from the exons ATGCCCCTAGAATTAATGTATAAAAATAGGGAAGTAGCAGTCAGAGGATCACTCGCTCATCTCACTGAGCACACAGCTAAGATGATGACAGTCACttgcctgctcctctccagcatcTGGATCGCTGCCCCAG CCTCTGTGCAGGTGATGAACAGAAAGGTCCAGTCAGTCCAGGCAGGAGGAAATGTTACTTTTTCCTGCCGGTCAGTCACGAAAGAAGACGTGATACAGGTGACCTGGCAGAAGGAGACAGACGGGGCTGAAGACAACATAGCAACTTTCAGCACCTTGAATGGCCAAAAGATAGCCAAGGCCTACACCAGCCACGTGAGCTTTGCCCACAGCGAGCTACAAGCCTCGGCCATCTCCCTGCACGGAGTCACCCTCCAGGATGAAGGATGCTACAAATGCATCTTCAACACCTTTCCCTCGGGAGCTGTCACCGGCAGGATGTGTCTCAAGGTTTATG CTATCTCAGACCCCAAAGTGGAAACTAAACTTATACCCAGTCCAGACAAAGCTGAGGACTCTGAGAAAATGGTGGAGATGAGCTGCTCAGCAACAGGGAAACCAGCTCCAAAAATAACCTGGCACCttcccagcatcctgcagcagaaACCAAGGGAGTACCACATAAAGTTCAGCAACCAGACCGTGACTGTCATCAGCAATTTTACCCACACCCACTCCAAAATCCTTCAGGAGTACCCCATCACCTGCATGATCCAACACCCTTCTCTAAACGTGACCCTGGTCCTGCCCACagacagcctggagcagg GTGCAGACAGCAGCGTGGCACCAGCCATTGCCATTGCACTGGGGGTGCTGCTCCCCCTGaccttccttctgcttctcacctgcctcctgtgccactgcctcAGGCACCTGCGTGACCCAGAGAGGaacccagcctggccctgctgggtaGGTCTGCCTTTCCTCAGGGTGCTGCAGCAATCCCCCCCACAGGTCTTGGGGCTCAGTACCCTGACCTGGCCCTGCCCAGACACACCAGGGCTGCCTGCACACTGCCCAAGCCAGGCTGAACCTGGAATGGAGAGGGACACAGGAATGAGCCCTCAGCCAGacagctgggaaggggaaaCCTGA